TGGGGCGTTGTTCCTTGTCCACGGGTCTTTTCCGGCCGGTCATGAAGTACGGAGTGTTCCATTCACCGGGCGGCGCGGCAAGCGCTTTGTGCGGCCGGGTCCCGACCCTTTCCAGCGGCTGTTATGATTCATGCCTTTCCGCGCCAAGAAATCACGCCATGCCAATCGCCCTCGAAATTGCCCTTTTGTTCATGCTTGGCGTCTTCTGCCAATGGCTGGCCTGGCGGCTGCGATTACCGGCCATCCTGCCGCTGCTGGTGGCCGGCCTGGTGCTGGGCCCCGGCACCGGCATCATGGACCCGGACCAGTTCCTGGGTGACCTGCTGTTCCCGCTGGTGTCACTGGGTGTGGCCGTGGTGCTGTTCGAGGGCAGCCTGACGCTGCGCATTTCCGACGCCCGCCAGGTGAGCACGATGATCCGCAACCTGACCAGCATCGGCGTACTGGTCACGGCAGGTGTCATGGGCGCCGCGGCGCACTACCTGGCCGGCCTGGACTGGCGCCTGTCGCTGCTGTTTGGCGCACTGGTATCGGTCACCGGCCCGACCGTCATCGTGCCCATGCTGCGCAGCATCCAGCCCACCGAGCGGGTGGCGAAGATCCTGCGCTGGGAAGGCATCCTGGTCGACCCCATCGGCGCCGTCCTGGCGGTCCTGGTGTTCGAGTACATCGTCACCGGCCACGAGCAGGAGTCGCTGCTGGAGTTCGGCAAGGTACTGATGATGGGCGCGGTCTGGGGCACCACCGGCGGCGTGCTGCTGGCGCAGATGCTGCGGCGGCATATCATGCCGGACTACCTGGAAAACTATGCCTCGCTGGCCCTGGTGCTGCTGGTGTTTACCGCCTCCAACGCGCTGGGTGACGAGTCCGGCCTGATCGCCGTGACGGTCATGGGTATCTTTATCGCCAATTCAAAGAACGTCGATTTTGACCAGCTGCTGACCTTCAAAGAGCACCTGACGGTGATGCTGATCTCGATGTTTTTCATTATCCTGGCGGCGCGCCTGAATATCGACGATGTCAGGGAGATCTGGGCACCGGCGCTACTGATCCTGGGCATCGGCCTGTTTATCGCCCGCCCCCTGAGCGTGCTGTTGTCGTCCATCGGCAGCACCGTAAACTGGAAAGAAATGACCCTGATCGCCTGGGTCGCACCGCGTGGCATTGTCGCCGCGGCGATCTCGTCACTGTTCGCACTCAAGCTGGAGCAACAGGGTGTGGAGGGTGCCGGTGCGCTGGTGCCGCTGACCTTCGTCATGATCATCGGCACCGTGGTGGTCTACAGCTTCACCTCGGGCCGGCTGGCCTCGGTGCTGGGGCTGTCCAGCCGTGGGCAGCAGGGCGTGCTGATCAGCGGCTCCAACCAGGTGGCGCTGGCGCTGGGCGAAGCCCTGCACGCCAACGATATCCGCGTCAAGGTCATCGACACCCGCGCCGACGGCCTGAAGCAGGCGCGCATGGCCGGGCTGGAGACGTTCTACGGCAATCCGGTGTCTGAGCATGCCGAGCGCTACATGGACCTGACCGGGTATACCCACCTGCTGGCGGTGTCACGCAACGCCGAGGCCAACGCCATCGTCTGCTCTCGCTACCGGCACGAGTTTGGCCCGCAGAGAGTCTACAGCGTGCGCTCGGGCGCCAGCGACGACGATGACAAGGAAGGCTTTGTCCGGACGCTGCGCTCGGCCACGCTATTTGCCCGCGATGTCAGCTGGACCAAGCTGGCCAGCCTGATCGGCAACGGCGGCGAGATTCGCAGCACCCCGATCACGGAGAACTTCGACTTCGAGGCTTACCAGGCCGAATGGGGCAAGCAGGCCACACACCTGTTCGCCATCGACGATGACGGCAAGCTGCGGGTGTTCAGCGATGAGCCACGGCTCCAGCCCAGGGCGGGCTGGACCGTGATCAGCCTGGTCAATACCAACGGTTCAATGTAGACCATCCGGGCCAGGCGTTACAG
The sequence above is drawn from the Marinihelvus fidelis genome and encodes:
- a CDS encoding cation:proton antiporter, with translation MPIALEIALLFMLGVFCQWLAWRLRLPAILPLLVAGLVLGPGTGIMDPDQFLGDLLFPLVSLGVAVVLFEGSLTLRISDARQVSTMIRNLTSIGVLVTAGVMGAAAHYLAGLDWRLSLLFGALVSVTGPTVIVPMLRSIQPTERVAKILRWEGILVDPIGAVLAVLVFEYIVTGHEQESLLEFGKVLMMGAVWGTTGGVLLAQMLRRHIMPDYLENYASLALVLLVFTASNALGDESGLIAVTVMGIFIANSKNVDFDQLLTFKEHLTVMLISMFFIILAARLNIDDVREIWAPALLILGIGLFIARPLSVLLSSIGSTVNWKEMTLIAWVAPRGIVAAAISSLFALKLEQQGVEGAGALVPLTFVMIIGTVVVYSFTSGRLASVLGLSSRGQQGVLISGSNQVALALGEALHANDIRVKVIDTRADGLKQARMAGLETFYGNPVSEHAERYMDLTGYTHLLAVSRNAEANAIVCSRYRHEFGPQRVYSVRSGASDDDDKEGFVRTLRSATLFARDVSWTKLASLIGNGGEIRSTPITENFDFEAYQAEWGKQATHLFAIDDDGKLRVFSDEPRLQPRAGWTVISLVNTNGSM